A window of the Odocoileus virginianus isolate 20LAN1187 ecotype Illinois chromosome 20, Ovbor_1.2, whole genome shotgun sequence genome harbors these coding sequences:
- the WDR87 gene encoding WD repeat-containing protein 87 isoform X3, translated as MKSKTEDMVEKRMFSMTDRLPPIQSMVHTGSFHILVVYCGDLLLRLFGDHLRSFKSLGVVPCRFNITCLCYDPEMKMLLSGILGAVVTWTIERSGSGLQIAHMVALPGDELVHDIVLNGPNGSLLAMCENVVRVLERQGHGLLAEVKKFSSTISGSSITCCFTCSEQGFLYAGNKTGEIQVWNLSWGHSLHTFKAHFSSVICIRSQPEAHTLLTAGREGIIKEWNLTSGNLLRRLELGEELYRLQFIDRTTFFCQTTHSFSLRSLPFFYSLFNVCGSTPQQVRRVHCGSNWFRILCTTEDGLLRFMSPLTGNLLVITWPFSILDQATDWAYDPNKEELFVATGSPDVLVFDTTRSPCMAKYLLCTSPDSQDLVQCLAYGHFHLGRGLEGLMFSGYQSGVIRVLSQHSCARIETYMHFGAVLALSTLPGGLYGSRENSLLCSYGMDDYIHLSEAVLEGVRVKLRTLASILCSCQLTHLILLPKSVGAITQTNCLRLWKFHDFLSSGSQDGSMFIETLPLHQCTIISFDVCLSLSLFVTGGSDGSVRIWNFHGRLIAMLDSSLHFGPLCFANDRGDLLVTFNQSLYLVSCLKLLPASLLVRLSLMGLTDEVLEVPKPFIPSFFFSFETMFVPKYIYPGHGQQQLVGLESLVNHRAIAFDHSVPHVIEEDEQGSPVLLSSFKHDFGYKEADVSQVKKPPYFHYVLPPQLQLTTWDELNPYQILRCYFGHGREWLLAPDCYIPNSVIRARLWPEGSPISLQCSLHSPVRELEWDKSQQFFFWHSRARAISDMEPYIHEREDEDFLLTRASKDITYTVLTDSANRSWLGKKMSEIAINSLIETILNIIIHATPLKYQCCIGALGQIFASYQVSPPLRSETAHRLLDDTTNSNPLIRELAWEGLKRLGMITHLFAVPLAQGLMDKDDRVRNKTLSLMADTGIHSKTSLLNLVQNRETFREMQQEMVGEETLDRLLGLRAPDLQILHTQVVQRLNENLTLYQGDEKPTFTLDVSGASELTALSKETDTVPEEPEAAFKHSKGPRRGRPVVRKHTRKFLRSLKKPKETGTEPGPLEDEGDQSEAAPTEVEETRSSASSILKVAKDDEQQSSEVDASKDRVALTMKMLRKTRDKRGRKSVSQKTMKRRKRKVTDAEVTYEGLPHTGKTDSIMKPLQGTGRGASGAPGLRSRDGLMWRDDLCRLMTLRISGSQTKMLEALNNELVTTAQEMLADRQPSWELFQEICPLLKKDSEELLEDLDWDVAWPEEKPVFIHGSAIREDMVIRGMEEETRETQEQKTEKDMQDLWETHVSPKKAKKNKVLFAQPDLSKGKRIPKKEEKKSSKPSKQRKAVQQETKVDKKEKIAKEERGMSQEVEEVAKLKEKVVEQERRPLKDEIKLSWQEWKKSWDQWKNAFGETRISWDEWKNTWESQRHQEEEQLPEEEELLLLDAEEGQVRRDKTKRTWDEWSQIWEKMSARAREKMLVTQEEVTLEEEPPQEWEEEAEATAEEEEEEEEPMTEEQRQIHQEYKQAQAERKRAKAKRRQAQEERKLAQEEEKLAHEERRLAQEERKMAQEYEKLAEKDRKMVQMERNFIQNEEKLAQIEEMLSQDAEKLAQQRKRLAKKLEKLAREEENIAKKGGKLAEVKKIMMQKLDKLAQKELDLAWQEKELAQELEDLTWEEEELALKEEELNQEEEELINEGDRLDQEEMTLALQEEKLDAEEKAVIQEEKLLVQEKKRLSQDKQNLSEEKEGLDQKREQLMENKHKLAREEELLIQEEKELAQDRVKLPGEEEKLTQKREQLMEKKQKLAQEEELLIQEEKKLAQNMETLSVKEAKLAQKREKLIKNKQKLAQEKTKLVQNMEELPQSKEIQAWRLRNLAQEKEKLAQEKVKLAQRRENLIQLQEILIQNRKKLVPEKEEYDMYKNRLVQIEKKLMEEKEKLFQKKEKLATVEEKLTQLEGSLAEKQHKVAHDKMKLAMGKRAMFQELNQLRGDWSTTREEKALDMEMKILTWEKETLAEQKEILFKEETQETSKEKRPTKDELELIKRKLSLEEKILLYEERILAAEQTDMAKEKLEFTRGERVYAQEQRKLARLLRKLAKESKGISKEPLKVSSKALKTLQDLIKEERKLTQEEIEMTKLKRLFVLKERELNEVQNELDAKDWDFSKEQPEITIDEKKLAKRQRKLAKEIRRLIKREKNITEQESVLARQQRDVIQEIEEEETTEEEEAKSFLKQKSRKREKLKRADTQQEELLSQEDELKSVKSEESSSEEMERLLDEIEQESLSEEEEEEEEEEEEEEEMEEEEVKEEGMVEEELVKKEEEGKERKKKKRKKKKVQEKEEKEEGKEEVVEEESTSDEEMEHLSEKEEGEHRILLEKEVDKKKTIFKREKIFKLPEEGKKHLRGREEVLSIEKRIPDIKSSAVKLEVLKSPSKQLISVVLGSKEKISEPVLTKQISWEDKAIAFGKPGVFPGAGFIDKQELLKKYKPIPLQVLDIVLEAQEPDLETPYLSHILRKTMEAQKLQGKPLGAKWQWILQRHPSLKKQSEVQLPLSKILAEEIYTDISVSDVEWIHHVLEKMEAGEQLSRDSFHRLCQLLKDLTAKENLEWMHLAKLEAIVYHHKQIMESRGTHVSKPSKEPLGPKYLKVIPPIKGREKESWLKHLGVSTPKSLLATKGIPDPKAINWHLLGEPYRSARAKQIATALRGMEMRYYDSATRDIFTGALDSVEKQTLALMFQKDFWAFKDKGRFSRLPKLEKKAQPVSKVKEEVPLWETFVALYHVLRMLQERYARDSTAWMEQFNRLMDLYQLKSPRIQKLMQDLLLREEPQFQEVTYKEALRAVELAPGERLFYHLLCGGSQAPKEPLAFQEVVPLPGQNNVRTMLPMGIAQYGILELAWKSLPEADLHLTNELPCVAAPTL; from the exons ATGAAGAGCAAGACTGAGGACATGGTGGAGAAGAGAATGTTTTCCATGACAGATCGACTGCCACCCATCCAGTCCATGGTCCATACAGGTTCCTTTCATATCCTCGTGGTCTACTGTGGTGACCTGCTCCTGCGGCTCTTCGGGGACCACCTTCGGTCATTCAAATCCCTGGGGGTGGTACCCTGTCGCTTTAACATCACCTGCCTCTGCTATGATCCAGAAATGAAGATGCTTCTGTCGGGCATCCTGGGGGCAGTGGTCACCTGGACCATTGAGCGCAGCGGCAGCGGTCTCCAAATAGCCCACATGGTCGCCCTTCCTGGTGACGAGTTGGTCCATGACATTGTGCTGAACGGCCCCAACGGCTCCCTGCTTGCCATGTGCGAGAATGTGGTGAGGGTCCTGGAGCGCCAGGGCCATGGCCTCCTGGCAGAGGTGAAAAAGTTCTCTTCCACCATCAGTGGCTCCTCGATCACCTGCTGCTTCACCTGTTCTGAGCAGGGCTTTCTTTACGCCGGAAACAAGACTGGGGAGATCCAAGTGTGGAACCTCAGTTGGGGCCACTCCCTCCATACTTTCAAGGCCCACTTCTCTTCGGTGATCTGTATCCGCAGCCAGCCAGAAGCCCACACCCTGCTCACAGCTGGCCGGGAAGGCATAATCAAGGAGTGGAACCTGACTTCAGGCAATCTACTGCGGCGGCTCGAACTGGGCGAGGAGCTGTATAGGCTCCAGTTTATTGACCGCACCACTTTCTTCTGTCAGACTACCCACTCTTTCTCCTTGCGCAGCCTGCCCTTCTTCTATAGCCTCTTCAATGTCTGTGGCTCCACTCCCCAGCAGGTGCGCCGGGTCCATTGTGGCAGTAACTGGTTCCGGATCCTATGCACCACCGAGGACGGCCTGCTGCGCTTCATGTCCCCGCTAACAGGGAATCTCCTGGTCATCACCTGGCCCTTCTCAATCCTGGACCAGGCCACAGATTGGGCCTACGACCCCAATAAAGAGGAGCTCTTTGTAGCAACAGGCAGCCCAGACGTGCTGGTCTTTGACACCACCCGCTCCCCTTGCATGGCCAAGTATCTCTTATGTACCTCACCAGATTCTCAGGACCTGGTACAGTGCCTGGCTTATGGGCACTTCCACCTGGGCCGGGGTCTAGAAGGACTCATGTTCTCTGGATACCAGAGTGGTGTGATTAGAGTGCTCTCCCAGCACAGCTGTGCCCGGATTGAGACATACATGCACTTTGGTGCCGTCTTAGCCCTCTCTACACTGCCCGGAGGGCTCTACGGTAGCCGAGAAAACTCTTTGCTCTGTTCCTACGGAATGGATGACTACATACACCTCTCAGAAGCTGTGCTTGAAGGGGTCAGAGTGAAACTGCGGACCCTTGCCAGCATTCTCTGCAGCTGTCAGCTAACACACTTGATACTCTTGCCCAAGTCAGTGGGTGCCATCACCCAGACTAACTGCCTGCGTCTCTGGAAGTTCCATGACTTTCTGTCTTCTGGCTCACAGGATGGCTCAATGTTCATAGAGACCTTGCCTTTGCACCAATGCACCATCATCTCTTTTGATGTCTGCCTGTCCCTGAGTCTTTTTGTCACGGGTGGCAGTGATGGCTCTGTCCGGATCTGGAATTTCCATGGGAGACTCATAGCCATGCTGGACTCATCACTGCACTTTGGCCCACTCTGCTTTGCAAATGACCGGGGTGACCTGCTTGTAACTTTCAATCAGAGTCTTTATCTGGTGTCCTGTTTAAAGCTGCTTCCCGCATCCCTGCTGGTTCGCCTCTCCCTTATGGGTCTGACAGATGAAGTGCTCGAAGTCCCTAAGCCTTTCATACCAAGCTTCTTCTTCTCCTTCGAGACCATGTTTGTGCCCAAGTATATCTACCCTGGACATGGGCAGCAGCAACTGGTGGGTCTGGAGAGTCTCGTCAATCATCGGGCCATTGCCTTTGATCATAGTGTGCCACATGTCATTGAAGAAGACGAGCAAGGGAGCCCTGTGCTACTCTCTTCCTTCAAACATGATTTCGGGTATAAGGAAGCTGATGTGTCACAGGTGAAAAAACCACCTTATTTCCATTATGTGCTTCCTCCCCAGCTACAGCTGACTACCTGGGATGAACTCAACCCCTATCAGATACTGCGGTGCTACTTTGGTCATGGGCGGGAATGGCTCTTGGCTCCAGATTGCTACATCCCTAACTCAGTGATCCGGGCCCGTCTCTGGCCAGAGGGCAGCCCGATATCCCTGCAGTGCAGCCTGCACTCACCTGTGCGGGAGCTAGAATGGGACAAGTCTCAGCAATTCTTCTTCTGGCACAGCCGGGCAAGAGCTATAAGCGACATGGAGCCATACATACATGAAAGGGAAGATGAAGACTTCCTCCTCACAAGAGCATCCAAGgatatcacttacactgttcttACAGACTCAGCAAACCGCAGCTGGCTGGGAAAAAAGATGAGTGAAATTGCTATCAATAGCCTGATAGAGACAATTCTCAACATTATAATCCATGCCACTCCACTGAAGTACCAGTGCTGTATTGGTGCTCTCGGGCAGATCTTTGCCTCTTACCAGGTGTCTCCACCCCTGCGCTCTGAAACAGCCCACCGTCTACTGGATGATACAACCAATTCCAACCCACTGATTCGAGAGCTGGCCTGGGAAGGGCTGAAGCGTCTAGGAATGATTACTCACCTCTTTGCCGTGCCTCTGGCCCAAGGACTAATGGACAAAGATGACAGAGTGAGGAATAAGACCCTGAGCCTCATGGCTGATACTGGAATCCATTCTAAGACCTCACTCTTGAACTTGGTCCAGAATCGAGAGACTTTCCGGGAGATGCA GCAGGAAATGGTTGGGGAGGAAACCTTGGACCGTCTGCTGGGACTGCGAGCCCCAGATCTCCAAATCCTTCATACTCAAGTGGTGCAGCGATTGAATGAAAACCTGACCTTATACCAGGGTGATGAAAAGCCTACTTTTACTTTAGATGTCTCAGGGGCTTCTGAACTTACTGCCCTTTCCAAGGAAACTGATACTGTCCCTGAAGAACCTGAAGCTGCCTTCAAGCACAGCAAAGGCCCAAGACGGGGCCGACCAGTAGTCAGAAAGCACA CCCGAAAATTTTTGCGGAGCCTCAAGAAGCCCAAAGAAACTGGCACAGAGCCAGGTCCCTTAGAGGATGAAGGTGATCAGAGTGAAGCTGCACCCACTGAGGTGGAGGAGACTAGGTCTTCAGCCTCCAGTATATTAAAGGTTGCAAAAGATGATGAACAACAATCTTCAGAGGTAGATGCCTCAAAGGATCGTGTGGCCTTGACCATGAAGATGTTGAGGAAGACACGTGACAAAAGAGGCCGTAAATCAGTATCTCAAAAAACCATGAAGAGGCGCAAAAGGAAAGTAACAGACGCTGAAGTTACATATGAGGGATTACCACATACTGGAAAGACAGACTCAATTATGAAGCCACTGCAAGGCACAGGGCGGGGTGCCTCTGGAGCTCCTGGCCTCAGGTCTAGAGATGGCTTGATGTGGCGGGACGACCTGTGTCGTCTTATGACCCTGAGGATATCTGGTTCCCAGACAAAAATGTTAGAAGCTCTCAACAATGAGCTGGTGACCACGGCTCAGGAGATGCTGGCTGATCGACAGCCCAGCTGGGAGCTTTTTCAGGAGATCTGCCCCCTGCTGAAGAAAGACAGTGAGGAGCTGCTTGAGGACCTTGACTGGGATGTAGCCTGGCCAGAGGAGAAACCAGTTTTTATTCACGGATCAGCAATTAGAGAGGACATGGTGATCAGAGGCATGGAAGAGGAGACAAGAGAGACGCAAGagcaaaagacagaaaaggacatGCAGGACCTGTGGGAAACCCATGTAAGTCcaaaaaaagccaagaaaaataaagttctttttgCACAACCAGACCTAAGCAAGGGAAAACGAAtaccaaagaaagaagagaaaaaatccTCTAAACCTTCTAAACAGAGGAAAGCAGTCCAGCAGGAGACAAAAGTggataaaaaagagaagatagcCAAAGAAGAGAGAGGCATGAGTCAGGAAGTGGAGGAGGTGGCCAAATTAAAGGAGAAAGTGGTTGAGCAAGAAAGAAGGCCACTTAAGGATGAGATAAAACTGTCTTGGCAGGAGTGGAAGAAGTCATGGGATCAATGGAAAAATGCTTTCGGTGAGACAAGGATATCATGGGATGAATGGAAGAACACATGGGAAAGCCAGCGTCATCAGGAAGAGGAGCAACTACCTGAGGAGGAAGAGCTGCTGCTCCTGGATGCAGAAGAGGGACAAGTCAGAAGGGACAAGACGAAGCGGACATGGGATGAATGGTCACAGATCTGGGAAAAGATGTCAGCCAGGGCCAGGGAGAAGATGTTGGTGACTCAGGAGGAAGTAACCCTTGAGGAAGAACCACCTCAGGAGTGGGAAGAAGAAGCAGAAGCAAcagcagaagaagaagaagaagaagaagaaccaaTGACGGAAGAGCAGAGGCAGATCCACCAAGAATACAAACAGGCCCAGGCTGAGCGAAAACGGGCCAAGGCTAAAAGAAGACAGGCCCAAGAAGAGAGGAAGCTAGCTCAGGAAGAGGAGAAGCTAGCACATGAAGAGAGGAGACTAGctcaggaagagaggaaaatggcCCAAGAGTATGAGAAACTGGCCGAGAAAGACAGGAAAATGGTCCAGATGGAGAGGAATTTTATCCAGAATGAGGAAAAACTAGCCCAAATAGAGGAGATGCTGAGCcaggatgcagagaaattggCCCAGCAAAGGAAGAGACTAGCCAAGAAATTGGAGAAACTGGCCCGAGAAGAAGAGAACATagcaaagaaaggagggaagCTAGCTGAGGTCAAAAAGATAATGATGCAGAAATTGGATAAACTGGCCCAGAAGGAGCTAGATCTAGCATGGCAAGAAAAGGAACTAGCCCAGGAATTGGAGGATCTGACCTGGGAAGAGGAGGAACTGGCTTTGAAAGAAGAGGAACTCAATCAGGAAGAGGAGGAACTGATCAATGAAGGGGACAGGCTGGATCAGGAAGAGATGACACTGGCATTGCAAGAAGAGAAACTGGATGCAGAAGAGAAAGCAGTGATCCAGGAGGAAAAACTGCTGGTTCAGGAGAAGAAGAGACTGTCCCAGGACAAACAAAATCTGTCTGAGGAAAAGGAAGGACTTGATCAGAAAAGGGAGCAACTGATGGAGAATAAGCATAAATTGGCCCGGGAAGAAGAGCTGCTGATCCAAGAAGAGAAGGAACTAGCCCAAGACAGGGTAAAACTtcctggagaagaggaaaaacttACCCAGAAGAGGGAGCAACTgatggagaaaaagcagaaactggCCCAAGAGGAAGAGCTACTGATCCAGGAAGAGAAGAAACTGGCCCAGAACATGGAAACACTGTCAGTGAAGGAGGCAAAACTTGCCcagaaaagggagaaattgataAAGAATAAGCAGAAACTGGCCCAGGAGAAGACTAAGCTTGTCCAGAACATGGAAGAACTTCCCCAAAGCAAGGAAATACAGGCCTGGAGGCTAAGGAATCTGGCCCAGGAGAAGGAGAAACTGGCTCAGGAGAAGGTGAAATTGGCTCAGAGGAGGGAAAACTTAATCCAGCTCCAGGAAATCCTCATccagaacagaaagaaattagTCCCTGAGAAGGAGGAGTATGACATGTATAAGAATAGGCTGGTTCAGATAGAGAAGAAGCTgatggaggaaaaggagaaactcTTCCAGAAGAAGGAGAAACTGGCTACCGTAGAGGAGAAACTGACCCAATtagagggaagcctggctgagAAACAGCACAAAGTAGCCCATGACAAAATGAAATTAGCCATGGGGAAGAGGGCAATGTTCCAAGAACTGAACCAGCTCAGAGGTGACTGGTCTACTACCAGGGAAGAAAAGGCACTGGacatggaaatgaaaatactgaCCTGGGAGAAAGAGACACTGGCTGAGCAAAAGGAAATTCTCTTTAAGGAAGAGACTCAAGAAACTTCCAAAGAGAAAAGACCAACTAAGGATGAACTAGAGCTAATCAAGAGGAAATTGTCACTAGAGGAAAAGATATTGCTCTATGAAGAAAGGATCCTGGCTGCAGAGCAAACAGACATGGCCAAAGAAAAACTGGAATTTACCAGAGGAGAgagagtatatgcccaggaacAAAGGAAGCTAGCCAGGTTACTAAGAAAATTAGCTAAAGAAAGCAAGGGCATTTCCAAGGAACCATTAAAGGTGAGCAGCAAAGCCTTAAAGACACTTCAAGACCttattaaagaagaaaggaaactaacccaggaagaaatagagatgACAAAGTTAAAGAGGTTATTTGTCCTTAAGGAAAGGGAATTGAACGAGGTACAGAATGAACTTGATGCCAAGGACTGGGATTTTTCCAAGGAACAACCAGAAATTACCATAGATGAGAAGAAACTGgctaaaaggcagagaaaactaGCCAAGGAAATTAGAAGATTGataaagagggagaaaaatattACTGAACAAGAAAGCGTATTGGCCAGGCAACAGAGAGATGTCATACAGGAaatagaggaagaagaaacaacagaggaagaagaggcaaAGTCATTCCTTAAacaaaagtcaagaaaaagagaaaagctaaaGAGAGCTGATACACAACAGGAAGAGTTACTCAGCCAAGAGGACGAGCTGAAAAGTGTGAAAAGTGAGGAGAGCTCTTCTGAAGAAATGGAACGCCTGTTAGATGAAATAGAGCAAGAGAGTTtgtctgaggaggaggaggaagaagaggaagaggaggaggaagaggaggaaatggaagaggaggaggtgaaGGAAGAGGGAATGGTAGAGGAGGAGTTggtgaagaaggaagaggaagggaaggagaggaagaagaagaaaaggaaaaagaagaaagtgcaggaaaaggaagagaaggaagaggggaaagaggaagtAGTTGAGGAGGAGAGCACAAGTGATGAAGAGATGGAACATTTgagtgagaaagaggaaggagagcaCAGAATCTTGTTAGAAAAAGAGGtagacaagaaaaaaacaatttttaaaagagaaaaaatatttaagttaccagaagaaggaaaaaaacacttaagaggaagagaagaagtcCTTTCTATTGAAAAAAGAATCCCTGACATCAAAAGCAGTGCTGTAAAACTGGAAGTTCTGAAAAGCCCTTCCAAGCAACTGATCTCAGTCGTTCTGGGGAGCAAAGAGAAGATATCAGAGCCAGTGCTAACTAAACAAATATCCTGGGAAGATAAGGCCATAGCATTTGGGAAGCCTGGAGTATTCCCAGGGGCAGGGTTTATAGATAAACAAGAACTGTTGAAGAAATATAAGCCCATACCTCTACAAGTTTTGGATATAGTTTTGGAGGCCCAGGAGCCTGACTTAGAGACCCCATATTTATCCCACATACTGAGGAAGACCATGGAAGCTCAGAaactccaaggcaaaccactggGGGCCAAGTGGCAGTGGATCCTGCAGCGTCATCCATCTCTGAAGAAACAGAGTGAGGTACAATTACCTTTGTCCAAAATCCTGGCTGAGGAAATCTACACAGACATCAGTGTCTCGGATGTAGAGTGGATCCACCATGTCCTAGAAAAGATGGAGGCAGGAGAACAGCTTTCCAGGGATAGTTTCCACCGGTTGTGCCAGCTTCTCAAAGACCTCACCGCAAAGGAGAACTTAGAGTGGATGCACCTGGCCAAGCTCGAAGCCATCGTGTACCATCACAAGCAGATCATGGAATCCCGAGGCACACATGTCTCCAAGCCCAGTAAGGAGCCCCTGGGTCCAAAGTACCTGAAAGTGATCCCTCCCAtcaaaggaagggaaaaggagagcTGGCTCAAACATCTGGGTGTCTCCACACCAAAGTCTCTGTTAGCTACCAAAGGGATCCCAGACCCGAAGGCTATCAACTGGCATCTTCTGGGAGAGCCTTACCGGAGTGCACGGGCAAAGCAGATAGCCACTGCTCTCAGGGGGATGGAGATGCGATACTATGATTCTGCCACAAGAGACATTTTCACAGGTGCCCTGGACTCTGTTGAAAAACAAACCCTGGCGCTGATGTTTCAGAAAGACTTCTGGGCTTTTAAGGATAAGGGCAGGTTTTCCAGGTTGCCCAAGTTGGAGAAGAAGGCACAACCTGTCTCTAAAGTAAAGGAGGAGGTGCCTCTGTGGGAGACGTTTGTGGCACTGTACCATGTTCTGAGGATGTTGCAGGAGCGATACGCAAGAGACAGTACTGCGTGGATGGAACAGTTCAACCGTCTTATGGACCTATACCAGCTTAAGTCTCCCCGAATCCAGAAGCTGATGCAGGACTTGCTACTGAGAGAAGAGCCCCAATTCCAAGAGGTCACTTACAAAGAGGCCCTAAGGGCCGTGGAGCTAGCCCCTGGGGAGCGGTTGTTCTACCACCTGCTCTGTGGTGGCTCTCAAGCCCCTAAAGAGCCTCTGGCATTCCAGGAGGTGGTTCCCCTCCCTGGGCAGAACAATGTGCGTACCATGCTTCCCATGGGCATTGCCCAGTATGGAATCTTAGAGCTTGCCTGGAAGAGCCTGCCGGAAGCTGATTTACACCTCACCAATGAACTGCCCTGTGTGGCTGCTCCTACTCTCTGA